A genomic window from Planococcus rifietoensis includes:
- the ppaX gene encoding pyrophosphatase PpaX gives MNKDITTLLFDFDGTLLDTNELIIQTFLSVLGEHFPGEYGREDVLHFIGPSLEQTFTKIAPGKVNELSDQYRRLNRTLHDELVSEYDGVAETLRTLKSRGLKMAIVSTKREETILHGLKLMGVHDVFDVLVALDHVQNPKPHPEPLELALRLLEADQQEALMIGDNSHDIEGGKNAGVRTAGVAWTAKGEEFLASFEPDFMLQHISDLLELTKAGVR, from the coding sequence ATGAACAAAGATATAACGACTTTATTGTTTGATTTTGATGGAACTTTGCTCGATACGAATGAATTGATCATCCAGACATTCCTGTCGGTGCTCGGTGAACATTTTCCGGGCGAATACGGACGGGAAGATGTCTTGCATTTTATCGGCCCTTCATTGGAACAGACCTTTACAAAAATCGCACCGGGCAAAGTCAACGAACTGAGCGATCAGTACCGCCGCCTAAACCGGACGCTCCATGACGAGTTGGTGTCTGAATACGACGGAGTTGCAGAAACTTTGCGGACGTTGAAATCCAGAGGCTTGAAAATGGCGATCGTTTCCACTAAACGGGAAGAAACGATCTTGCACGGCTTGAAGTTGATGGGCGTGCACGATGTGTTCGATGTCTTGGTGGCATTGGATCATGTGCAGAACCCGAAGCCGCATCCCGAGCCGCTTGAACTGGCATTGCGTTTATTGGAAGCGGATCAGCAAGAGGCCTTGATGATCGGTGATAATTCACATGACATCGAAGGCGGCAAAAATGCCGGCGTCCGCACAGCGGGCGTCGCATGGACTGCAAAAGGAGAAGAGTTTTTAGCGAGCTTTGAACCGGATTTCATGCTGCAACATATTTCCGACCTGTTGGAATTGACGAAGGCGGGCGTAAGATGA
- a CDS encoding nucleoside recognition domain-containing protein — MSTVKNGLKAGLKTTWSLGKIIFPITLLITMLQFTPVLPFIIDLIAPVMGIFGLSGEAAVPLVLGNALNLYAGIAGILSLELTVKEVFILAVMLSFSHNIFIETGVALKVGVRLWVVLVVRFGLAALSGILINLFWSGGGEIAQYGFAPEVAAAPETWLGIFLLGLEKASFGVLQLAMIVIPLMLMIQLLKDRHYLQKISNMMGPLTKLIGVEKNASLTLASGLIFGLAMGAGVMIQAVQEDGVSRKDATLAFIFLVACHAIVEDTLIFIPLGIPIWPLLLIRVITALALTIFISYLWRRAEDNRKEVLST, encoded by the coding sequence ATGTCGACAGTGAAAAATGGCTTGAAAGCCGGATTAAAGACTACGTGGTCACTCGGGAAAATCATTTTCCCGATTACTTTGCTCATCACCATGCTGCAATTCACGCCGGTATTGCCATTTATCATCGATTTAATCGCACCGGTCATGGGGATATTCGGCCTGAGCGGCGAAGCGGCCGTTCCGCTTGTGCTCGGCAACGCGCTCAATTTGTATGCCGGAATCGCCGGAATTTTATCGCTTGAACTGACCGTGAAAGAAGTATTCATCCTGGCGGTCATGTTATCGTTCTCCCATAACATCTTTATCGAAACCGGCGTCGCCTTGAAAGTCGGCGTCCGTTTGTGGGTCGTCTTGGTGGTGCGTTTCGGTCTTGCGGCTTTGTCCGGCATCTTAATTAACTTATTCTGGTCGGGTGGCGGGGAAATTGCGCAATATGGCTTTGCGCCTGAAGTCGCCGCTGCGCCGGAAACATGGCTTGGCATCTTCTTGCTCGGCTTGGAAAAAGCAAGTTTTGGTGTGCTTCAGCTGGCGATGATTGTCATCCCGCTTATGCTGATGATCCAACTATTGAAAGATCGCCATTATTTGCAGAAAATCTCAAATATGATGGGGCCGCTCACTAAGCTGATCGGCGTCGAGAAAAACGCCTCATTGACGCTCGCCTCCGGATTGATTTTCGGATTGGCGATGGGAGCAGGTGTGATGATCCAAGCAGTTCAGGAAGACGGCGTCAGCCGGAAAGATGCGACACTCGCCTTTATCTTCCTGGTGGCATGCCACGCGATTGTCGAGGATACCTTGATTTTCATTCCGCTTGGCATCCCGATTTGGCCGCTGCTGCTGATTCGCGTCATCACCGCCCTCGCCTTGACGATATTCATCTCTTACCTATGGCGTCGGGCTGAAGACAATCGGAAGGAAGTGCTCTCTACATGA
- a CDS encoding acyltransferase, with protein MRRTERYPVEGANSLWHIYKTVPFWKVAKNFLVLQTARYTPFLPMKNWLYRQFLGMKVGKETSFALMVMPDVMFPERIQVGDNTVIGYNTTILAHEYLIEEYRLGDVLIGDRVMIGANSTILPGIKIGDGAIVSAATLVHKDVPAGAFVGGNPMKIIYTAEEMADRQAKS; from the coding sequence ATGAGACGCACCGAGCGATATCCTGTTGAAGGAGCAAATTCGCTTTGGCATATCTACAAAACCGTGCCGTTCTGGAAAGTCGCGAAAAACTTTCTGGTCCTCCAGACGGCCCGCTATACGCCGTTTTTGCCGATGAAAAACTGGCTGTATCGCCAATTTCTTGGCATGAAGGTCGGCAAGGAAACGTCATTTGCGCTGATGGTCATGCCCGATGTTATGTTTCCGGAACGCATACAGGTAGGTGATAATACCGTCATCGGCTATAATACGACCATTCTTGCGCACGAATACTTGATTGAAGAATACCGGCTCGGCGACGTCTTGATCGGCGACCGTGTCATGATCGGAGCAAACAGTACGATTTTGCCCGGCATCAAGATTGGGGATGGCGCCATTGTCTCCGCTGCCACGCTCGTCCATAAAGATGTACCGGCTGGAGCTTTCGTCGGCGGCAATCCGATGAAAATCATCTATACAGCCGAAGAAATGGCCGATCGACAAGCAAAATCCTGA